The following coding sequences are from one Streptomyces sp. V3I7 window:
- a CDS encoding amino acid permease produces the protein MHVTGTVESAPAPQETPEAPAGSTSKHARRFGLPVATALVMGNIIGGGIFLLPASVAPYGTLSLVAFGVLTVGAIALALVFGRLAERNPRTGGPYVYAREAFGDFAGFLTAWSYWITTWVSNAALAVAAVGYLDVLFPVNHSHWTACLAALVILWLPAISNFAGTRYVGAVQLVSTVLKFAPLLLVAIGGLFFFDPHKLGPFHPGGGSTIGAVSASAALLLFSYLGVESAAVSAGEVKDPRRNVGRATVIGTAGAAVVYLLGTLSVFGTVSHSHLVKSTAPFSDAVNAMFGGTWGGWAVAVAALVSMVGCLNGWTLLSAQTPYAAAQDGLFPAAFARRKRGVPTLGVLVTTVLASLLTVYNYMSGSGKVFESLILITTFTATVPYLLAAAAQIFHLVSGRRDKVVPARLVRDSVIAAIAAGFSMWLIAGSGYAAVYQGVLFLFAGVIVFAVMGARKRQTA, from the coding sequence ATGCACGTCACCGGGACCGTCGAGTCGGCTCCGGCCCCTCAGGAGACCCCCGAGGCCCCCGCCGGCAGCACCAGCAAGCACGCCCGCCGCTTCGGGCTGCCCGTTGCCACGGCCCTGGTCATGGGCAACATCATCGGCGGCGGCATCTTCCTGCTCCCCGCCTCCGTCGCCCCGTACGGCACGCTCAGCCTCGTCGCCTTCGGGGTGCTGACGGTCGGCGCGATAGCGCTCGCCCTGGTCTTCGGCCGGCTCGCCGAGCGCAACCCGCGCACCGGCGGCCCGTACGTCTACGCCCGTGAGGCCTTCGGCGACTTCGCCGGCTTCCTCACGGCATGGTCGTACTGGATCACCACCTGGGTGTCGAACGCGGCGCTCGCCGTCGCCGCCGTCGGCTACCTCGACGTGCTGTTCCCGGTGAACCACAGCCACTGGACCGCCTGCCTGGCCGCGCTCGTCATCCTGTGGCTGCCCGCGATCTCCAACTTCGCCGGCACCCGCTACGTGGGCGCCGTACAGCTCGTCTCGACGGTGCTGAAGTTCGCGCCGCTGCTGCTCGTCGCGATCGGCGGCCTGTTCTTCTTCGACCCGCACAAGCTCGGACCGTTCCACCCGGGCGGCGGCAGCACGATCGGCGCGGTGTCCGCCTCCGCCGCACTGCTGCTCTTCTCCTACCTCGGTGTGGAGTCCGCCGCCGTCAGCGCGGGCGAGGTCAAGGACCCCCGGCGCAACGTGGGCCGCGCCACGGTCATCGGCACCGCGGGCGCCGCGGTCGTCTACCTGCTGGGCACGCTCTCCGTCTTCGGCACGGTCTCGCACTCGCACCTGGTGAAGTCCACCGCGCCCTTCTCGGACGCCGTGAACGCGATGTTCGGCGGCACCTGGGGCGGCTGGGCCGTCGCGGTCGCCGCGCTCGTGTCGATGGTCGGCTGCCTGAACGGCTGGACGCTGCTGAGCGCCCAGACGCCGTACGCCGCCGCTCAGGACGGTCTGTTCCCCGCCGCGTTCGCGCGTCGCAAGCGCGGTGTGCCGACCCTCGGTGTGCTCGTCACCACCGTCCTCGCCTCGCTGCTCACCGTCTACAACTACATGTCGGGCTCGGGCAAGGTCTTCGAGTCGCTGATCCTGATCACCACGTTCACCGCGACCGTGCCGTACCTGCTGGCCGCCGCCGCGCAGATCTTCCACCTCGTCTCGGGGCGCCGCGACAAGGTCGTCCCGGCCCGGCTGGTACGGGACTCCGTGATCGCCGCGATCGCGGCCGGCTTCTCGATGTGGCTCATCGCCGGCTCCGGCTACGCGGCGGTGTACCAGGGCGTGCTGTTCCTCTTCGCCGGCGTCATCGTCTTCGCCGTGATGGGGGCCCGCAAGCGGCAGACGGCCTGA
- a CDS encoding lamin tail domain-containing protein has protein sequence MVGALLAPAQGVAYAASADVVVSQVYGGGGNSGAPYTNDFIELYNRGTSTVSIAGWSVQYASATGATWSTTPLSGSIAPGHYYLVKEAAGTGTGAALPTPDATGTIAMSATAGKVALVTNSTALTCSTGCATKTGVRDFVGYGSTASSSEGSPTGNLSNTTAALRTGGGATDTDNNAADFAVTAPGPRNSSSSGGGGGGATRIRDIQGKGHVSPLNGSPVSAIPGVVTAKSGTGFWMQDPQPDADPATSEAVFVYTGSAPTVTVADSVTVGGTVSEFRPGGTGGTTNLTTTEITAPTVTVVSSGAALPAPTVVGSGGRVPPSAVIEDDATGDVENSGTFDPASDGIDFWESMEGMRVEIDNAAVVGPRTSFGEIPVVPPGSTTRTTRGGIVLQSADANPERVLLDDVLAATPTADVGDTLTGATTGVLDYSFGNFKLLPTSSPTVTAGGIAPESTAAATTGEMATATFNVENLDPSDPQTKFDGLAGQIVGNLKSPDLVALEEVQDNNGVTDNGTVACDQTMAKLISAITAAGGPSYSFRQINPTNDADGGEPGGNIRQVFLFRTDRGLSFVDRAGGTATTADAVVNTGGVPSLKYSPGRIDPANSAFSASRKPLAGEFTWNGRPVFVVANHFNSKGGDDPLFGHAQPPAHSSETQRHNQATAVKSFVDQILAVDANASVIVLGDLNDFEFSQTADILTAGNSLVDLPRTLPAAERYTYDYEGNSQVLDHILLSPGLAAKAYAYDVVHVNSEFANQLSDHDPQIVRVPLP, from the coding sequence GTGGTGGGGGCGCTGCTGGCGCCCGCGCAGGGGGTCGCGTACGCCGCCTCGGCGGACGTCGTCGTCAGCCAGGTCTATGGCGGCGGGGGCAACTCGGGCGCCCCGTACACCAATGACTTCATCGAGCTGTACAACCGCGGCACGAGCACGGTGTCGATAGCGGGCTGGAGCGTGCAGTACGCCTCCGCGACCGGCGCCACCTGGTCGACGACGCCGCTGTCCGGGAGCATCGCGCCGGGCCACTACTACCTGGTCAAGGAGGCCGCCGGCACCGGGACCGGCGCCGCGCTCCCGACCCCCGACGCCACCGGCACGATCGCGATGAGCGCGACCGCCGGGAAGGTGGCCCTGGTCACCAACTCCACCGCGCTGACCTGTTCCACCGGCTGCGCCACCAAGACCGGGGTACGGGACTTCGTCGGCTACGGCAGCACCGCCAGCTCGTCCGAGGGCTCTCCCACGGGCAACCTGTCCAACACCACCGCCGCCCTGCGCACCGGCGGCGGCGCGACCGACACGGACAACAACGCCGCGGACTTCGCCGTCACCGCGCCCGGTCCGCGCAACTCCAGCTCCAGCGGCGGTGGTGGCGGGGGAGCCACCCGGATCCGGGACATCCAGGGGAAGGGTCATGTCTCCCCGCTGAACGGCTCGCCGGTCAGCGCGATCCCCGGCGTGGTCACCGCCAAGTCGGGCACCGGCTTCTGGATGCAGGACCCGCAGCCCGACGCCGACCCCGCCACCAGCGAGGCCGTCTTCGTCTACACCGGCAGCGCGCCCACGGTGACCGTCGCCGACTCGGTGACCGTCGGCGGCACCGTCAGCGAGTTCCGTCCCGGCGGCACGGGCGGCACCACCAACCTGACGACCACCGAGATCACCGCCCCCACGGTCACCGTCGTGTCGAGCGGCGCCGCGCTGCCCGCGCCCACCGTGGTCGGCTCCGGCGGCCGCGTCCCGCCGTCCGCCGTGATCGAGGACGACGCCACCGGCGACGTCGAGAACAGCGGCACCTTCGACCCGGCGAGCGACGGCATCGACTTCTGGGAGTCGATGGAGGGCATGCGCGTCGAGATCGACAACGCGGCGGTGGTCGGCCCGCGCACCTCCTTCGGCGAGATCCCGGTCGTCCCGCCGGGCAGCACCACCCGCACCACCCGCGGCGGCATCGTGCTCCAGTCCGCCGACGCCAACCCCGAGCGCGTCCTGCTCGACGATGTCCTCGCCGCCACCCCGACCGCCGACGTCGGCGACACCCTGACCGGCGCCACCACCGGCGTCCTCGACTACTCCTTCGGCAACTTCAAACTGCTCCCCACCAGCAGCCCCACGGTGACCGCCGGCGGCATCGCGCCGGAGAGCACGGCCGCGGCGACCACCGGCGAGATGGCCACGGCCACCTTCAACGTGGAGAACCTCGATCCCTCCGACCCGCAGACGAAGTTCGACGGCCTCGCCGGGCAGATCGTGGGCAACCTCAAGTCGCCCGACCTGGTCGCCCTGGAGGAGGTCCAGGACAACAACGGCGTCACGGACAACGGAACCGTCGCCTGCGACCAGACCATGGCCAAGCTGATCAGCGCCATCACCGCGGCGGGCGGCCCGAGTTACTCCTTCCGCCAGATCAACCCGACGAACGACGCCGACGGCGGTGAGCCGGGCGGCAACATCCGCCAGGTCTTCCTGTTCCGCACCGACCGCGGCCTGTCCTTCGTCGACCGCGCGGGCGGTACGGCCACCACGGCCGACGCGGTCGTGAACACGGGCGGCGTTCCGTCGCTGAAGTACTCGCCCGGCCGCATCGACCCGGCCAACTCGGCGTTCTCCGCGAGCCGCAAGCCGCTGGCGGGCGAGTTCACCTGGAACGGCCGGCCCGTCTTCGTCGTCGCCAACCACTTCAACTCCAAGGGAGGCGACGATCCGCTGTTCGGCCACGCCCAGCCGCCGGCCCACTCCTCGGAGACACAGCGGCACAATCAGGCCACCGCGGTGAAGAGCTTCGTCGACCAGATCCTGGCCGTCGACGCGAACGCATCGGTGATCGTGCTGGGTGACCTCAACGACTTCGAGTTCTCACAGACCGCCGACATCCTCACCGCGGGCAACTCCCTGGTGGACCTGCCCCGCACGCTGCCCGCCGCGGAGCGCTACACGTACGACTACGAGGGCAACTCCCAGGTGCTGGACCACATCCTGCTGTCGCCGGGCCTGGCCGCGAAGGCGTACGCCTACGACGTCGTCCACGTCAACTCCGAGTTCGCCAACCAGCTCAGCGACCACGACCCCCAGATCGTCCGCGTCCCGCTGCCCTGA
- a CDS encoding ABC transporter ATP-binding protein, with product MIRIDSVTKRYPDGTVAVDRLSLEIPDRSITVLVGPSGCGKTTTLRMINRMVEPSEGTILIDGVDIHAQSVNALRRSMGYVIQNAGLFPHRTIVDNIATVPRLLGWKKERARERAVELMERVGLDSSLARRYPYQLSGGQQQRVGVARALAADPPVLLMDEPFSAVDPIVRKGLQDELLRIQEELGKTIVFVTHDIDEAIKLGTMVAVMRTGGKLAQFAPPAELLSEPADAFVEDFLGADRGIRRLSFFPSAGLELLAAPVVSVDADGAAIEAARASDAPYLLVTDADGKPLGWSEPAALTAGEIDPGQLLSHGRPFVPGTDSLRAALDGAVLSPTGWAVGVDDTGRVVGVVAQQVIGEAIRTAHAKGRTTDEAAPIAESTAEVGG from the coding sequence TTGATACGGATAGATTCAGTCACCAAGCGGTATCCGGACGGCACGGTGGCGGTCGACCGGCTGTCGCTGGAGATACCGGACCGCTCCATCACCGTCCTCGTCGGTCCGTCCGGCTGCGGCAAGACGACCACCCTGCGGATGATCAACCGGATGGTCGAGCCCAGCGAGGGCACGATCCTCATCGACGGCGTCGACATCCACGCCCAGTCGGTCAACGCGCTGCGCCGGTCCATGGGCTACGTCATCCAGAACGCCGGACTCTTCCCGCACCGCACCATCGTGGACAACATCGCCACCGTGCCCCGGCTGCTCGGCTGGAAGAAGGAGCGGGCCCGCGAGCGCGCGGTGGAGCTGATGGAGAGGGTCGGGCTCGACTCCTCGCTCGCCCGGCGCTACCCGTACCAGTTGTCGGGCGGCCAGCAGCAGCGCGTCGGTGTCGCCCGGGCGCTCGCCGCCGACCCGCCGGTGCTGCTGATGGACGAGCCGTTCTCGGCCGTCGACCCCATCGTGCGCAAGGGCCTCCAGGACGAACTCCTGCGTATCCAGGAGGAGCTGGGCAAGACGATCGTCTTCGTCACCCATGACATCGACGAGGCCATCAAGCTCGGCACGATGGTCGCCGTGATGCGCACCGGCGGCAAGCTGGCGCAGTTCGCGCCGCCCGCCGAGCTGCTGAGCGAGCCCGCGGACGCCTTCGTCGAGGACTTCCTCGGCGCCGACCGCGGCATCCGCCGGCTCTCCTTCTTCCCGTCGGCCGGACTGGAGCTGCTGGCCGCCCCCGTCGTTTCCGTGGACGCCGACGGTGCGGCGATCGAGGCGGCCCGCGCGTCCGACGCCCCCTACCTCCTCGTCACCGACGCCGATGGCAAGCCCCTCGGCTGGAGCGAGCCGGCCGCCCTCACCGCGGGCGAGATCGACCCGGGCCAACTGCTCTCGCACGGGCGGCCGTTCGTGCCCGGCACCGACTCGCTGCGAGCCGCGCTCGACGGCGCCGTGCTGTCGCCGACCGGCTGGGCCGTCGGCGTGGACGACACCGGGCGCGTCGTGGGCGTCGTCGCCCAGCAGGTCATCGGCGAGGCGATCCGCACCGCGCACGCGAAGGGCCGTACGACGGACGAGGCCGCCCCCATCGCCGAGTCGACGGCGGAGGTCGGCGGATGA
- a CDS encoding ABC transporter permease, producing the protein MNGFFDIPSDLQNSYPGLIGLHLRESLLPVLVGLLAALPIAQLCVRFRWLYPPVLGVTTVLYAIPSLALFVVLIDYTGQSEITVMIPLAVYSLVVLVPAIVDGVRSVPQETLAAATAMGFGPVRRYVQVQLPIAVPAILAGLRVACVSSISLASVGALIGNQGALGNLLADAMFYHRPVLAVNSVVTTAALAIVVDAVLVLVRVLLTPWMPRSTRRTPKAAPAAALEDAVR; encoded by the coding sequence ATGAACGGCTTCTTCGACATACCCAGCGACCTGCAGAACAGCTATCCGGGCCTGATCGGGCTGCACCTGCGCGAGTCGCTGCTGCCGGTGCTGGTGGGGCTGCTCGCCGCCCTGCCCATCGCCCAACTCTGCGTGCGATTCCGGTGGTTGTACCCGCCGGTGCTCGGCGTGACGACCGTGCTGTACGCCATCCCGTCGCTGGCCCTCTTCGTCGTCCTCATCGACTACACCGGCCAGAGCGAGATCACCGTGATGATCCCGCTGGCCGTCTACAGTCTCGTGGTGCTCGTCCCGGCGATCGTCGACGGGGTGCGCTCGGTGCCGCAGGAGACCCTCGCGGCCGCCACCGCCATGGGCTTCGGTCCCGTACGCCGCTACGTCCAGGTGCAACTGCCGATCGCCGTGCCCGCCATCCTCGCCGGACTGCGCGTGGCCTGCGTGTCCAGCATCTCGCTGGCCAGCGTCGGCGCGCTCATCGGCAACCAGGGCGCGCTCGGCAATCTGCTCGCGGACGCGATGTTCTACCACCGGCCCGTGCTCGCGGTGAACTCCGTTGTCACCACGGCCGCCCTCGCCATCGTCGTCGACGCCGTGCTGGTCCTCGTCCGCGTCCTGCTCACCCCGTGGATGCCCCGCAGCACGCGCAGGACACCGAAGGCCGCCCCCGCGGCCGCCCTGGAGGACGCTGTCCGGTGA
- a CDS encoding ABC transporter permease — translation MNVLSFVNAFFSDAAHWHGYDGIPHRLLEHVQYTLAALAVAAAVGLPVGLITGHTGRGGNALAFIATAARALPSFGLLVLMFVIIGLGLLPVMIPLVVLAVPPILVTTYEAMRSVDPSPVDAARGMGMAESRILFQVELPVALPLILSGLRSAAIQIVSTATIAAYVSLGGLGRYIVDGLYQRNYEKVVGGATLVAVLALVTLTLFWAVNRIAVSPGVRRSA, via the coding sequence GTGAACGTACTCAGCTTCGTCAACGCCTTCTTCAGCGACGCCGCCCACTGGCACGGCTACGACGGCATTCCGCACCGGCTGCTGGAGCACGTCCAGTACACGCTGGCCGCGCTCGCCGTCGCCGCCGCCGTCGGGCTGCCCGTCGGCCTGATCACCGGGCACACCGGGCGCGGCGGCAACGCGCTGGCGTTCATCGCCACCGCTGCCCGCGCGCTGCCCAGCTTCGGTCTGCTGGTGCTGATGTTCGTGATCATCGGGCTCGGGCTGCTGCCCGTGATGATCCCGCTGGTCGTCCTCGCCGTCCCGCCGATCCTCGTCACCACCTACGAGGCGATGCGCTCCGTCGACCCGTCCCCGGTGGACGCCGCGCGGGGCATGGGCATGGCCGAGTCGCGGATCCTGTTCCAGGTCGAACTGCCCGTCGCGCTCCCGCTGATCCTCAGCGGACTGCGCTCGGCGGCCATCCAGATCGTCTCCACCGCCACCATCGCCGCGTACGTCAGCCTCGGCGGCCTCGGCCGCTACATCGTCGACGGGCTCTACCAGCGCAACTACGAGAAGGTCGTCGGCGGCGCCACCCTGGTCGCCGTCCTGGCCCTGGTCACGCTCACGCTGTTCTGGGCGGTGAACCGGATCGCGGTGTCGCCGGGCGTGCGCCGCTCGGCGTGA
- a CDS encoding ABC transporter substrate-binding protein translates to MTSNNRTSRTIRTHRGAAAVALAAATALLAGCSSGSGKADDPLTGDKPKDGAVVVGSNNFAESILLADLYGEALKAKGVKVEYKPNIGSRETTYGLLKNGTIAVLPEYNGALLAYLDPKATPKTTEATTSAIKAKLDSKLTLLEPSPAQDKDTITVNAVTAKKYHLTAESSIGDLKSVAKDLAVGASPEFQSRHQGLVGLKSVYGLEFKSFKALDAGGPLTQAALTKNTVQAADIFSTDPIIAKEKFIPLQDPKNLFGLENVQPLVRKGGVSPKGVEALNALSAKLDTATLLKLNTQVQAEKKDPLAVAKAWLKSAGLS, encoded by the coding sequence GTGACTTCCAACAACCGCACCAGCAGGACGATCCGGACACACCGAGGCGCGGCGGCCGTCGCGCTCGCCGCGGCAACGGCCCTGCTGGCGGGCTGTTCCTCGGGCTCCGGCAAGGCCGACGACCCGCTCACGGGCGACAAGCCCAAGGACGGCGCGGTCGTCGTCGGCTCCAACAACTTCGCCGAGAGCATCCTGCTCGCCGACCTCTACGGCGAGGCCCTCAAGGCCAAGGGGGTCAAGGTCGAGTACAAGCCGAACATCGGCAGCCGCGAGACGACCTACGGTCTGCTCAAGAACGGCACCATCGCGGTGCTGCCCGAGTACAACGGGGCGCTGCTGGCCTACCTCGACCCGAAGGCCACCCCGAAGACCACGGAGGCGACCACCTCGGCCATCAAGGCCAAGCTCGACTCCAAGCTGACGCTGCTGGAGCCCTCGCCCGCGCAGGACAAGGACACCATCACCGTCAACGCGGTCACCGCGAAGAAGTACCATCTCACCGCCGAGTCGTCGATCGGCGACCTCAAGAGTGTCGCGAAGGACCTGGCTGTCGGCGCCTCGCCGGAGTTCCAGAGCCGCCACCAGGGCCTGGTCGGCCTGAAGTCGGTGTACGGCCTGGAGTTCAAGTCCTTCAAGGCGCTCGACGCGGGCGGCCCGCTCACCCAGGCGGCGCTCACGAAGAACACCGTGCAGGCCGCGGACATCTTCTCCACGGACCCGATCATCGCCAAGGAGAAGTTCATCCCCCTCCAGGACCCGAAGAACCTGTTCGGCCTGGAGAACGTTCAGCCGCTCGTCCGCAAGGGCGGCGTCTCCCCGAAGGGCGTCGAGGCGCTGAACGCCCTTTCGGCGAAGCTCGACACCGCGACCCTGCTGAAGCTCAACACCCAGGTGCAGGCGGAGAAGAAGGACCCGCTGGCGGTCGCGAAGGCCTGGCTGAAGTCGGCCGGTCTGAGCTGA
- a CDS encoding DUF6114 domain-containing protein yields the protein MPRRDLRPAFRHWRAGRPFWGGLLLTLGGAEVLLTVKAPMKVVVHVGMQGVAGYLLPTLMVLCGLLILFSPGQRLFYSLTGVLCSLGTWVTSNLGGFVVGLLLGVVGSCLTFGWLPDQEPRTSRRDRKRTAGEPA from the coding sequence ATGCCGCGGCGTGACCTGCGTCCCGCCTTCCGGCACTGGCGGGCCGGCCGTCCGTTCTGGGGCGGGCTGCTGCTGACCCTGGGCGGCGCGGAGGTCCTGCTCACCGTGAAGGCGCCGATGAAGGTCGTCGTGCACGTCGGCATGCAGGGCGTGGCCGGTTACCTGCTGCCGACCCTGATGGTGCTGTGCGGCCTGCTGATCCTCTTCAGCCCTGGTCAGCGCCTCTTCTACTCGCTCACGGGCGTCCTGTGCTCCCTGGGCACCTGGGTCACCTCGAACCTCGGCGGCTTCGTCGTCGGCCTGCTGCTCGGCGTCGTCGGCAGCTGCCTCACCTTCGGCTGGCTCCCGGACCAGGAACCCCGCACGAGCCGCCGCGACCGCAAGCGCACGGCCGGGGAACCCGCCTGA
- a CDS encoding DUF6230 family protein — protein sequence MASEETERTGAAVDGGRRGRVRLRRAAVMAVPAAAVVAGLALLTAQGALGVQFFISGMPFTVTATELDGTGFEQFGDLDNMIEDSPNSGDTGGQVLVITSAIKEAKLTKLCQSVDLGGTNLLITAGGGSRKVEAADLTTDSTELSGDAAFRNIEIGNDASTLTKAGVKGKPGVFSQQADHVHIDHLRQTNYATTAAVFKLPGLKLRFSGTGC from the coding sequence ATGGCATCCGAGGAGACGGAAAGAACCGGCGCCGCCGTGGACGGCGGCAGACGCGGGCGGGTCCGGCTGCGCCGCGCCGCGGTGATGGCGGTCCCGGCCGCGGCGGTCGTCGCGGGCCTCGCGCTCCTCACCGCCCAGGGGGCGCTGGGGGTGCAGTTCTTCATCTCCGGCATGCCGTTCACGGTCACCGCGACCGAGCTCGACGGCACCGGGTTCGAGCAGTTCGGGGACCTCGACAACATGATCGAGGACAGCCCGAACTCGGGCGACACCGGCGGCCAGGTGCTCGTCATCACCTCCGCGATCAAGGAAGCGAAGCTCACCAAGCTGTGCCAGAGCGTCGACCTCGGGGGCACCAACCTGCTCATCACCGCCGGCGGCGGCAGCCGGAAGGTGGAGGCGGCCGACCTCACCACCGACTCGACCGAGCTGTCGGGCGACGCGGCCTTCCGCAACATCGAGATCGGTAACGACGCCAGCACCCTCACCAAGGCCGGGGTGAAGGGCAAACCGGGCGTGTTCAGCCAGCAGGCGGACCATGTGCACATCGACCACCTGCGGCAGACCAACTACGCGACCACCGCCGCCGTGTTCAAACTGCCCGGCCTGAAGCTGCGCTTCAGCGGCACGGGCTGCTGA
- a CDS encoding Tat pathway signal sequence domain protein: MRTRSLLALAGTTAALALMAALPSAAAAGAPVLTTGGVGGTAVAAGDVLTATLASGTNATFYSSATGTSGVRCATSTFTATVTGNPTAPGTATESVTAHTFGNCTSNVSGVTGVDSVTVDNLPYAATVASDGKLTVLPPAGSVIQTTVKLRTLLGSVTCVYQGASLSGTASNADNSIAFAAQHFTKSSGPSLCFADGFFTAKYAPVTDAGAPVFVN; this comes from the coding sequence ATGCGTACGCGCTCTCTCCTCGCCCTTGCCGGAACCACCGCCGCCCTCGCGCTCATGGCGGCCCTGCCCTCCGCGGCCGCCGCCGGCGCGCCCGTGCTCACCACCGGCGGCGTCGGCGGCACCGCCGTGGCGGCCGGCGACGTCCTCACCGCGACGCTGGCCAGCGGCACCAACGCCACGTTCTACTCCAGCGCGACCGGCACCAGCGGCGTCCGCTGCGCCACGTCGACGTTCACCGCCACCGTCACCGGCAACCCGACCGCGCCCGGCACGGCCACCGAGTCGGTCACCGCGCACACCTTCGGCAACTGCACCAGCAACGTCTCCGGCGTGACCGGCGTCGACAGCGTCACCGTCGACAACCTGCCCTACGCCGCGACGGTCGCCTCCGACGGCAAGCTCACCGTCCTGCCGCCGGCCGGCTCCGTCATCCAGACCACGGTCAAGCTGCGCACCCTGCTCGGCTCCGTCACCTGCGTCTACCAGGGAGCGAGCCTGTCCGGAACCGCCTCCAACGCCGACAACAGCATCGCCTTCGCCGCCCAGCACTTCACCAAGAGCTCCGGCCCCTCGCTCTGCTTCGCGGACGGCTTCTTCACGGCCAAGTACGCCCCGGTCACCGACGCGGGCGCCCCGGTCTTCGTCAACTGA
- a CDS encoding lytic polysaccharide monooxygenase → MTRMTAPLRVTGATVTASALLSLVAAGPALAHGTPTSPVSRVYACSPEGGSTGSAACRAAIAANGAPFTAWDNLRVAGVAGRDRQTIPDGKLCSGGLPAYKGLDLTRTDWPATRLTPGGRLSMTYASTIAHAGTFKMYLTKPGYDPRKPLTWSDLPSRPFAEVRDPALTNGAYHFGATLPPDRTGHHVLYTVWQNSSTPDTYYSCSDVAFPTVGASASGGGEGTKATPAKPASARPVRTTEPSKAAPPSAGPSPSHRDASPAASAAPRAADGTPVASATGTGSSPSAPVVAGGAAAVLVLTGGAAVVLRLRGR, encoded by the coding sequence ATGACTCGGATGACCGCACCGCTCAGGGTCACGGGAGCCACCGTGACCGCCTCCGCCCTGCTGTCCCTCGTGGCGGCCGGACCGGCTCTGGCGCACGGCACGCCGACCTCCCCGGTCAGCCGGGTCTACGCCTGCTCCCCCGAGGGCGGCAGCACCGGTTCGGCGGCGTGCCGGGCGGCGATCGCGGCGAACGGCGCTCCGTTCACGGCGTGGGACAACCTGCGGGTGGCGGGCGTGGCCGGCCGGGACCGGCAGACGATTCCGGACGGCAAGTTGTGCAGCGGGGGCCTGCCCGCGTACAAGGGCCTCGATCTCACGCGTACGGACTGGCCGGCTACGCGGCTGACACCGGGCGGGCGGCTGTCGATGACGTACGCCTCGACGATCGCGCACGCGGGCACGTTCAAGATGTATCTGACCAAGCCGGGCTACGACCCCCGCAAGCCGCTGACCTGGTCTGACCTTCCCTCGCGGCCCTTCGCGGAGGTCAGGGACCCTGCGCTGACGAACGGGGCGTACCACTTCGGGGCGACGCTGCCCCCGGACCGGACCGGACACCATGTGCTGTACACGGTCTGGCAGAACAGCAGCACGCCGGACACCTACTACTCGTGCTCCGACGTGGCGTTCCCGACGGTCGGGGCGTCGGCGTCGGGCGGCGGGGAGGGGACGAAGGCGACGCCCGCGAAGCCCGCGAGCGCTCGCCCGGTACGGACGACCGAGCCGTCCAAGGCCGCTCCGCCGTCGGCCGGGCCGAGCCCGTCGCACCGTGACGCGAGCCCGGCGGCGTCCGCCGCGCCGCGTGCCGCCGACGGCACCCCGGTGGCCTCCGCCACCGGCACGGGGTCGAGCCCCTCCGCGCCAGTGGTGGCGGGCGGCGCCGCCGCGGTGCTGGTGCTCACCGGGGGCGCCGCCGTCGTGCTGCGTCTGCGCGGGCGCTGA
- a CDS encoding ScbR family autoregulator-binding transcription factor — MARQLRAEQTRATIITAAADLFDRHGYESTSLSDIVEHARVTKGALYFHFAAKEDLAHAIMELQARAARQVASEVESRGCSSLEFLMRTTFETARLAVEGPILRAGLRLATADLAVRPPLTHPFLDALDLTTRKLRAALRESDLHPDIDVDAAAHALVCFFVGTRVAGRSLEPAARLPRRVAEMWHLTIRGLVPVHRRARYLTLVSQLERETRAL; from the coding sequence ATGGCGAGGCAGTTACGCGCCGAGCAGACCCGAGCAACGATCATCACCGCCGCCGCCGACCTGTTCGACCGGCACGGCTATGAGTCGACGAGCCTCAGCGACATCGTCGAGCACGCCCGAGTCACCAAGGGGGCGCTGTACTTCCACTTCGCCGCCAAGGAGGACCTGGCGCACGCCATCATGGAACTCCAGGCTCGGGCGGCCCGGCAGGTGGCGAGCGAGGTGGAGAGCCGTGGCTGCTCCTCGCTCGAGTTCCTCATGCGCACCACGTTCGAGACGGCCCGGCTGGCCGTCGAGGGGCCGATCCTGCGCGCCGGGCTACGGCTGGCCACCGCGGACCTCGCCGTACGGCCGCCGCTCACGCACCCCTTCCTCGACGCGCTGGACCTCACCACCCGCAAACTCCGGGCCGCCCTCCGGGAGTCCGACCTGCACCCCGACATCGACGTGGACGCCGCCGCCCACGCGCTGGTCTGCTTCTTCGTCGGCACCCGTGTCGCCGGCCGCTCCCTCGAACCCGCCGCCCGGCTGCCCCGCAGGGTCGCCGAGATGTGGCACCTGACCATCCGCGGCCTGGTGCCGGTGCACCGCCGTGCCCGCTATCTGACGCTCGTCTCACAGCTGGAGCGGGAGACCAGAGCCCTCTGA